ACTTGGGCTCGGTACGCCGTCGACGGCGACGGTGACGGCATAGCCGACCCGCAGAACCTGTTCGACTCCACGCTGGCCGCAGCCCGCTACTTGTGCAGCGGTGGACTTAACCTGCGCGACCCGGCCCAGGTCATGGCCGCGCTCCTGCGCTACAACAACTCGATGCCCTATGCCCAGAACGTGCTGGGCTGGGCTGCCGGCTATGCCACCGGGGTGTTCCCGGTCGACCTGCCCCCGATCACCGGGCCGCCACCGCCCCTCGGCGACGCGCACCTCGAGAATCCGGAGGGACTCGGCCCAGGTTTGCCGATGAACATCAACGGCCTGACCGTCGATGGCCCCATGGCACACATGCCGCTGATCGACTTGAGCCCACCCCCGGCCGTCCTCAATCCACCGCCGATGTTCCCGTGGATGGCACCCCCTCCATCGGCGCCGATGCCCGGCTGCACGCTGATCTGCGTTGGTTCACCGACCCCGCCGGTGGGCGGGCTGCCCTTCGCGCCGGCCGCTCCCCCGGCGCCGTTCCCGCCGGCCGCTCCCCCGCCGCCGTTCCCGCCGGCCGCTCCCCCGCCGCCGTTCCCGCCGGCCGCTCCCCCGCCGCCCGATCCACTGGCCGGCCCGTCGGCAACCAACGCACCGGTGACCAACGGCCCGGCGCCCGCTCCGGCTGGCTGACCACGCGGGCGGCCCGCCCGGCCGAGAGCCGAGCCGCCTACACTCGGCGGTGATGTCCGCAACTCGTGATGGCGACCTGACCGCGGCGATTCGCACCGCGCTGGCGAAGGTTATCGACCCCGAACTGCGACGCCCCATCACCGAACTGGGCATGGTCAAAAGCATCGAGGTCGGCTCCGACGGGAGCGTGCACGTCGAGATCTACCTGACCATCGCCAGCTGTCCGAAGAAGTCCGAAATCAGCGAGCGGGTCACCCAGGCGGTAGCCGACGTGCCCGGTACCGGAGCGGTGCAGGTCAGTCTGGACGTGATGAACGACGAGCAACGCACCGAACTGCGCAAGCAGTTGCGCGGTGACGCCCGTGAACCCGTCATCCCGTTCGCCCAACCCAACTCACTGACCCGGGTGTACGCGGTCGCCTCCGGCAAGGGCGGGGTCGGAAAGTCCACCGTCACGGTCAACCTGGCCGCGGCGATGGCCGCCCGCGGCCTGTCGGTCGGGGTGCTGGACGCGGATATCCACGGCCACTCCATCCCGCGGATGATGGGCACCACCGACCGGCCGACCCAGGTCGAGTCGATGATCCTGCCGCCCATCGCCCACGAGGTGAAGGTCATCTCGATCGCCCAGTTCACCCAGGGCAACACCCCGGTGGTGTGGCGCGGCCCGATGCTGCACCGGGCATTGCAGCAGTTCCTGGCCGACGTGTACTGGGGCGATCTGGACGTGCTCCTGCTCGACCTGCCGCCCGGCACGGGCGACATCGCCATCTCGGTGGCTCAGCTGATTCCCAATGCGGAAATCCTCGTGGTGACCACGCCGCAGCTGGCCGCCGCCGAAGTGGCCGAACGCGCCGGCAGCATCGCGCTGCAGACCCGCCAGCGCATCGTCGGCGTGGTGGAAAACATGTCGGGTCTGATCCTGCCGGACGGGACAACGCTGCAGGTATTCGGCGAGGGCGGCGGCCCGCAGGTCGCCGAACGGCTGTCCCGCGCCGTCGGCGCCGACGTGCCGCTGCTGGGTCAGATTCCGCTGGACCCCGCGCTGGTCGCCGCCGGGGATTCGGGCCACCCCATCGTGTTGAGCGCGCCCGACTCGGAGGTGGGTAAAGAACTGCTCAGCATCGCCGACAGCTTGTCCGCAAAACGGCGCGGGCTGGCCGGCATGTCTCTGGGTCTCGACACCACGCGGCACTAGGCTCGCGCACCTCGACCCCGACCGCGTGTTCGGTTTCCGTTGGGCCATGCTCAGATGATGGGACGTGCAACCGGCCCGACGGAAAGCCAGCTCGCACTCGCCGAACCGGCGCACCCACCCAGCAGCCAGGCGCCACTGATGTGGGCGCTGTCCGCGTTGCTGAGTTGGGTCATCCCGGTGATCGCACAAGTGGTGTGGTGGGCGGTGTATGCCCGGCCGCTGTGGCCACACCTCGTGGTGGCCGCTGCCACCGCGGCGCTGATGGTATTGCACATCGCGGTGGTCCCACTGTGGCGCTATCGGGTACACCGCTGGGAGATCAGCCCGCAGGCCGTTTTCACCCGCACCGGGTGGTTCGTACAGGAGCGCCGCATCGCGCCGATCTCCCGCGTGCAGACCGTCGACACCTTCCGCGGCCCGTTGGACCGGCTGTTCGGGCTGGCCAACGTCACAGTCACGACGGCCTCGTCGGCGGGGGCCGTGCACATCGAGGCCCTCGACAGCGACGTCGCCGATCGAGTGGTGGCCCAGCTGACCGACATCGCCGCGCTGCGTGGCGAGGACGCGACATGATCGAGCGGCCGGAAGAATGGCACCGTCTTAGCCCCCGCATGTTGCTCGTGCATCCGGTTCACGAGATGCTGCGCCAGCTGCCGGTGCTCGTCGGCTCCGTCGTACTGGGCTCGGCAACCGGCAACGCGGCCTGGCCGTTGGCGGCGCTCGGGGTGACGGTCGTGTTCGGCGTGCTGCGTTGGTTTTTCACCACCTACCGCATTGACGACCAGAACGTGTCGCTGCACACCGGTGTGGTGCAGCGCCGTCAGATTGCGGTACCGCGCAACCGGATTCGCTCGGTGCAGACCGAGGCGCGGCCACTGCATCGGCTGCTTGGGCTGACGGTGCTGCGGGTGGGTACCGGTCAGGAGGCGCGGGGTGAAGCTGCCTTCGTTCTGGACGCGGTCGAATCGGCACTGGTACCGCAGCTGCGTGCGTCGCTGCTGGCCGGGTCGCCAACCCCGGCGGACGCGGACGCTGGAGACACGGCGCCCGGCGGCCGGGTGCTGGCCCGCTGGCAGCCGTCCTGGTTGCGGTACGCGCCGCTGAGCTTTTCGGGCCTGGTGATGATGGGAACGGTGATCGCACTGGGCTATCAAACAGGGCTGGCCGTCGGACTGCCGAATTCCGGCTTCACCAGGTCCGCGGTGGACGCTGCGCAACGCACCGGGGTGGTGCTGACAGCGATGATTGTGGTGGGGTTGGTGGTCGCAGCGGCGGCGCTGTTGGCGGTGCTGTTCTCCTGGCTAACCTATGGCAATTTTCTCTTGCGCCACGACACCGGCCCACAAGGAGGGGTGCTGCACTTGCGGCACGGGTTGCTACGGATCCGCGAGCACACCTTCGACATGCGCCGGCTGCGCGGCGGCACGTTGCGGGAACCACTGCTAGTGCGGGCACTGCGCGGCGCCCGCCTCGATGCGGTGATGACCGGGATACACGGCGAGGGTGAGTCGGCAGTCCTGCTGCCGCCATGCCCGTCGGGGACCGCGGTGGCCGTGTTGGCGGACCTGATCGGCAACCGTGCCGCCGCGACGGGCCCGCTAAGGCGGCATGGCCCGGCCGCCACCCGCCGCCGGTGGACCCGAGCGCTTCTGCTGCCAGCGGTGGCCGGATTTGGGTTGGTTGCAGCGGCGTCGACGGTCGGCACGCCGAGTTGGGTGTGGCCAGTGTGGGCGGCACTGACCGCGTGCTGTACCGGCCTGGCCGTCGATCGCGCCCGATCGCTTGGCCACCGCGTCGCCGACGGCTGGCTGGTTGCCCGCGCCGGCAGCCTTCAACGTCGCCGTGATTGCGTCGCGTGCGTCGGGGTGATCGGCTGGACGGTACGCCAGACGCTCTTCCAGCGCCGGGCAGGCGTGGCGACCCTCGTTGCGGCCACGGCCGCGGGCCGCAAGGGTTACCGGCTGATCGATGTGCCCGCGGAGCTGGCGTGGTCGCTGGCTGGTGCCGCGTCGCCCTGGGTGACCGACAGCATCTGGGCGCGCCGCGCGGTGGCGCCATGACGCCGTCGGGCGTGCTGTTCGACATCGATGGTGTCCTGGTGCTGTCGTGGCGGGCCATTCCCGGCGCGGCCGAGACCGTGCAACAACTGGCCGATCGGCGCATCGCCTGCGCGTATCTGACCAACACCACCACCCGCACCCGCCGGCAGATCGCCGATGCGCTGGGCGCCGCGGGGATCACCGTCGCCGCCGACGACGTGATCACGGCGGGGGCGCTGACGGCCGAGTACCTGCGGGGCAGCTATCCCGGCGGGCGGTGCTTCCTGGTCAACAGCGGCGACATCAGCGAGGACATGCCCGGCATCGACCTCGCCCTATCGACCGACTTCGGACCGGACGACCGCCCCGATACACCCGACGTCGTGGTCCTCGGCGGCGCCGGCCCGGAGTTCGACCACCGCACGCTGAGCCGGGTCTACGAGTGGATGGTCGACGGTGTGCCCGTGGTCGCGATGCACCGCAGCACGACGTGGGCCACCGACAACGGCATCCGCATCGACACCGGTATGTATCTGATCGGGCTGGAGGACGCGTCCGGGCGCACGGCCATCGCCGTCGGCAAGCCGTCGGCCGCTGGGTTCCTGGCGGCCGCGGGCAGCATCGGGGTCGACCCGCAGCGGATGGTCATGATCGGCGACGACTTGCACAACGATGTGCTGGCCGCCCAGGCGGTGGGCATGACCGGGGTGCTGGTGCGCACGGGCAAGTTCCGTCAGGACACGCTGGACCACTGGCTGACCGGCGCCGACGCGACGCGGCCCGATCACGTGATCGACACGGTGGCCGAACTGCCCCAGCTGCTCGGGCTCTAGCTGTCGCGACGACGGGCTACCGGCACTCGCACGTCGCTAGGTCGCGTCGCTGTCAAAAGGGGTCGGACCGTCGGGGAACTGTCCACCGGCCGGCTCCACCGGTTTGGTAGGGGTTGCGGGATTGCCGGCGGCCGGCTTGTCGAAGTTTCCGGTGAACAGGGAGTCATCGCCGTCGAGTAGGTGCTTGGTCAGAGCCGCACGCGGAGTCATCCCCCGCAGCTTGTGCAGCTCGCTCAGCTGTCCACGCAGATCGTCGAACTCGGGTCCGATGTCCTCGCGCAGCTGGCCAGTCACCCCACTGAGGTAGTCGCGTGCCTGCCGCAGGGCGCCCGCCGTCCAGCGGATGGCACCCGGGAGCCGCTCCGGGCCAAGCACTACCAGCCCGACCATCACGAGGACGAGCATTTCCCCCCAACCGATGTTGGCGAACACCTAGCTGGTATCGGGGTCGGGTTTCACGGTCAACGTGACGTGGCGGCCCTCGCGGACCACCTCGATCGGGGCGTCCTGGCCGATGGTCAGTTGGCGCACGGCGACGACGAACTCGTCGGAGTCGGCGACCGTGCGGTTACCGACCTTGACGATCACATCGTTTTCCAGGATTCCACCCTTCTGCGCGGGACTTCCCGCCTTCACATTGGCCACCTGCGCGCCCGACGCGATCGCATTGCTTACCGACCGGGTACTGATGCCCAACGTCGGGTGCACAATCTTTCCGTCTTTGATCAGGGAGTTTGCGACCACTTTCATCTCGTTGACCGGGATCGCAAAGCCCAGCCCGCTCGCGCTGTCGGACAGTGACTTGCCGGCGGTATTGATGCCGATCACCTGGGAATCCATGTCGATGAGCGGACCACCGGAGTTGCCGTGGTTGATCGAGGCGTCGGTCTGGATCGCGTCGATGACGGTGTCGGTGTCCGAGCCCTCCCCCGACAACGGGACCGGGCGGTGCAGCGCGCTGACGATGCCCTGGGTCACCGTGCTGCGCAGCCCCAGCGGGGCACCTACCGCGAGGACCTCGTCACCGACCCGTACCTTGGCGGAATCACCGAGTCGGGCCACGGTCAGATTGTCCACGTTGTCGACCTTGAGCACGGCCAGATCGGTCTTGGGGTCACGGCCCACCAGGTTGGCGGGCACCTCCTTGCCGTCGTTGAACACCACGGTCGTCTTGAACTGGCTGGGATTGTTGGCCGCCTCGGAAATCACGTGATTGTTGGTGACGATGTAGCCGCGGCCGTCGACGATGACGCCGGAACCCTGCATGCCCTCCTGGTCACTGACCGACTCGATGGTCACCACGGAATCGGCTACCGCGGCCGCCACCTTGGTGAACCTGCCGGCCGGCTCCTGGGCATTACCACTGGTCGACAGGGTCACCTTCGACGTGGTGAACGCATCGACGACTTCGGCAGTCTTGCGGCCGATCACACCGCCGATACCGCCGATCACCAGTGCGATCAGGACCAGGATGCCCAGCGCCAAGTAGGACACCTTGCCGCCGAACAGCACGTCGCGCACACCGAGTTTGCCGCTGCCGGCCAGCCCGCTGCGCGGAACCGGCGGGGCCAGCGCCGGGTTCCCCAGCCCGGCCGCGGCCGCGGGGTCGCGCCACGGATCGTCGGGTTCGTCCCGGTCGGCACCATCTTTCTCGGCTGCCAACGCTCCGGCATCGATGGGGTGGCGCTGCAGCGATTCGGCACCGGCGAAGGGACGGCCGAACGCCTCCTCCAACACCGGATCGGCAGGCTGATCGGCGTGTCTGAAGTCAGCCTGGTCCTGATACTTCTGCGGGCGGACGCGCTCCGCCACAAAGGACCCTTGGACCCCGGACGGACGTCCGAACGCTTGACGCGATGCGGGGTCGACCGGTGGCCGAGAAACTGGGCGCGGCGCCAGCCGGTCTCCGCCGTTAGGGCCGCCGTTGTTGCCTTGGTCGGAGGTCACGTCATCCTCTTCTGAATCCTGTTCTGAGCGCTAGAGACACGGCCTTGTGCAGGCCGACATGCGGGCATCGGATTGTCTGTGTCCACCCTAGTATCCACGGATCCCGATCGGTCGGCATGAACTCTCACACAGCAACCGACCCGCCATGCGCTCCAGCAGGCAGGTGGCAAGCTAGCGACGCTTCCCCGGGTTACCAGCGTCGCCGTCGGCGAACCGGTCGGAGAGGGCCGCCGCCGCGTCGTCGGGCCGGCCCTCCGGTGGGCCTTCAACAGGACACCGTGGGATTTCGGATAGCAATCCGAGCAGTGAGCTGGGGATGCGGATCGGGTGGGAGTCGCGGAGCGCGGAGCGCGCCCGGCTCTGGTCGTCCACTTCGGCCGCGCATTGGGGGCACAGCGAAAGGTGATGCGCGGCCCGCAGGTGTGCGTTCATCCGCAGCTCACCATCGACGAAGGCCGCGATGGCCTCGATGGACAGATGCTCGGTGGAACGGAACTGCCGCGGCGCACCGACCGGCGCGTCATTCTGAGAGGCAAATTGTGCGGGGAGCCACGAGAACGCGCGCCGGAACACATGTCCTCGGTCGGCCATCACCAGCTCCTCTCGCGCCTTCCAAGATCTTTCGAGCGTCTTGTCGAGGGTCTTTTAAGCCACCCGGTAACTCGAATGTAGCGCGGCGCGGTGCCTGATAACCATCGCTAGCCGGTAAAGCCCCAGGATTTGGGACCGATTGGCAACCATCCGGTAGCCGAACCGACTGGTTCGGCCCCGGCAAGCTCAGCTGGCGGAGCTGACGTGCAATGCGCGCTCACCATGTTCGGGGTGCGCGGCCAGATAGTCCCGCAGTGCCTGGCGTCCGCGGTGTATCCGGCTGCGAACGGTCCCAAGCTTCACGCCCAGGGTGGCACCGATCTCCTCGTACGACAGACCCTCGATGTCACACAGCACAACCGCGGCACGAAACTCCGGCGGCAGCGAATCCAGCGCAGCCTGCAGATCAGGCCCCAACCGGGAGTCGTGGTAGATCTGCTCGGGGTTGGGCTCGTCGGCGGGCACCCGGTCATAGTCCTCTGGCAACGCTTCCATCCGGATCCGGGCCCGGCGGCGGACCATGTCGAGGAACAAGTTGGTGGTGATGCGGTGCAACCAACCCTCGAAGGTTCCCGGCTGGTAATTCTGCACCGACCGGAACACCCTGATGAAGGTTTCCTGGGTCAGGTCTTCGGCGTCATGCTGGTTGCCGGAGAGCCGATAGGCCAGCCGGTACACGCGATCGGCGTGCTGACGGACCAACTCATCCCACGACGGCATGGTGGCCTTGTCGCCGGTGGCGTCGAATATGGCCGTGCCCTGCAATTTGTCAGACGGTTCCACCCACTGGTCGTCGGGGACCTGTTGGGGATGCGACATGCTGGTCGGACACAAGGTCGTGATGGTCGTGATGGCGAGATCCTTCGGATTTGCACTGCTATCAAGGGTGGGCTTGTCGTCACAGGCGGCAACGCGAAGTTGCGATTCGGTATTCCCTGTGTTCCCGGTGCGGCGTCCTCCGAGGAGTTCCATGGGGATAACCGTCGCGTACCGGCGTATGGGGCATATATGAGCAATCTGAGCTTTGGCTGAGAAACAATACCGTTACCGGCGTTGTCCAGGGAATATCTATTTGGGGTGAACTTCGTCGCGTCCCGCGCGCCGGGCGTGTCGCTTCCGACCGCGTTGCGCCGTCGCTGCGCTTGGGCTTGGTAGTTCGAACCAGGCGCGCCTGCCCAACGACGTCGCAAATTGGACATACGCTGCGGGCATGAGCGGCACCCCTGATCACGAGGCCACCCCTGGCCAGCAGGCCCCCAGTCGAGCCGAATCACTCTGGGCACACGCCGAGACGTCGATATCCGAAGACGCGATCCTGGCGAGCGCCCGCGAACGCGCAACGGACATCGGGGCTGGGGCGGTAACTCCCGCGGTGGGGGCGCTGCTGAGCCTGCTGGCCAAGCTCAGCGGAGGCAAGGCGGTCGCTGAGGTGGGTACCGGGGCCGGCGTCAGCGGACTGTGGCTGTTGTCGGGCATGAGCGACGACGGCGTCTTGACCACCATCGATATCGAGCCCGAACATCTACGGCTGGCCAAGCAGGCCTTCGCCGAGGCGGGCATCGGGCCGTCGCGCACCAGGTTGATCAGCGGCCGCGCCCAAGAGGTGCTAACCCGGCTCGCCGACGATTCGTATGACTTGGTGTTCATCGACGCCGACCCGATCGACCAGCCGGATTACGTCGTCGAGGGGGTGCGGTTGCTGCGATCCGGCGGAGTCATCGTCGTGCACCGGGCGGCCCTGGGGGGACGGGCCGGCGATCCCGCGGCGCGGGACGCCGAGGTGACTGCGGTCCGCGAGGCGGCCCGGCTCATCGCCGAGGACGAACGGCTCACTCCGGCGCTGGTGCCGCTGGGTGACGGCGTGCTGGCAGCCGTCCGGGACTAGTTGCGGCCAAGTTCAGCTCCCGCGTTGCGCCGGGCGTCTCTTGACCCCGACTGAACGTACGTTTAGCATCCTGAACATGCGTTCAGTTGACCTGACCGCAGCCGCCCGAATCAGAGACGCGGCCATCGAGCAGTTCGGTCAGCACGGCTTCAATGTTGGGCTGCGTACCATCGCCGAGGCCGCGGGGGTGAGCGCCGCCCTGGTGATCCACCACTTCGGCTCCAAACACGGTCTGCGCCGAGCCTGCGACGACTACCTCGCCGAGGAAATCCGCAGCAGCAAGTCCGAAGCACTCAAATCCAACGATCCGGCCACCTGGTTCGCACAAATGGCTGAAATCGAGTCCTACGCACCACTGATGGCCTATCTGGTGCGCAGTATGCAATCCGGCGGCGAACTAGCGAAGATGTTGTGGCAGAAGATGATCGACAACGCCGATGAGTACCTCGAGGAGGGGGTAAGAGCCGGCACCATTAAACCCAGCCGCGATCCGCACGCCAGGGCCCGGTATCTGGCAATCACCGGGGGCGGGGGCTTTCTGCTCTACCTGCAAATGCATGAAACCCCAACCGATCTGCGTGCCGTACTACGCGACTATTCGCGCGAAATGATGCTGCCTTCCCTCGAGGTCTACACCGAAGGCCTGCTGGCGGACCGCACCATGTACGAGGCCTTCCTGGCCGAAGATAACCAAGGAGAATTCCATGCCAGCTGACAACCACCAGGCGCCCATCGAAATTCGCGGTCTGACCAAGAACTTCGGTGCAGTGCGTGCGCTCGATGGTCTCGAGCTGACGGTGCACGAAGGAGAGGTGCACGGCTTTTTGGGACCGAACGGAGCCGGAAAGTCGACGACCATCCGCATCCTGTTGGGACTGGTGAAGGCCGATAGTGGAAGCGTGCGGTTGCTGGGTGGCGACCCGTGGACCGACGCGGTCGACCTGCACCGCCAGATCGCCTATGTGCCAGGCGATGTCACACTTTGGCCATCACTGACCGGCGGCGAGACCATCGACCTGCTGGCCCGCATGCGCGGCAGTATCGACCAGAAACGTCGGGCGGAGCTGGTCGAGCGCTTCGACCTGGACCCGCACAAGAAGTCGCGCACTTGCTCGAAGGGAAACCGGCAGAAGGTCTCCCTGATTTCGGCCTTCTCGTCGCACGCCGGACTTCTGCTCTTGGACGAGCCGAGCAGCGGCCTGGACCCGCTGATGGAGAACGTGTTTCGGCAATGCATCGGCGAAGCACGAGACCGGGGCGTGACGGTGCTGTTGTCTAGCCACATTCTGGCCGAAACCGAAGCGCTGTGCGAACGGGTGACCATCATCCGGGCCGGCAAAACCGTCGAAAGCGGCTCGCTGGACTCCATGCGTCACCTCAGCCGCACCTCGATCAAGGCCGAGATGATCGGTGACCCAGGGGATCTCACCCGGATCAAGGGAGTAGAGGACGTCAGTATCGAGGGCACCACCCTGCGCGCCCAGGTCGACAGCGAAAGCCTTGGCGAGCTCATCCGGGTGCTCGGCCACGCAGGCGTCCGCAGCCTGGTCAGCCAACCGCCCTCGCTCGAGGAGCTGTTCCTTCGCCACTACCGCATTAGCAGCGACGCCGGGACCGGCGACCGCAGCCAGACGGGTGTAGCGGCGAGATGAGCACCACAGTCCTGGATCGCCCTAGTCCCACACCTCACCACGGGCCGCAACGCGGTTCGAATTTCGCCGGCACGTTCGGGTTGTTGCGGCTGTACCTGCGCCGCGACCGCGTGGTGTTGCCGCTGTGGGTGTTGCTGCTATCGGTGCCGTTAGCCACCGTGTACGTCGGCAGTGTCGAATCGGTCTACCCCACCGACGCCGATCGCGCCGGGTTGGCGGCCTCCATCATGGCCAGCCCAGCCCAGCGTGCGCTGTTCGGGCAGATCTACAACGACAGCCTCGGCGCGATCGGAATCTGGAAGGCCGGGATATTCCATGCACTCATCGCGGTGGCGGTCATCCTCACGGTGATCCGCCACACCCGCGGAGACGAGGAGACCGGACGTGCTGAACTGATCGACTCCACCGTGGTCGGCCGGTACGCAAACCTCACCGCTGCGCTGCTGTTGTCCTTCGGTGCGTCGGTCGCCACCGGCGCAATCGGCGCGGCGGGACTACTCACCACCGATGTGGCCCCGCCCGGATCGGTCGCGTTCGGCGCGGCGCTGACCGCCTCCGGTCTGGTCTTCACCGCCGTGGCCGCCGTAGCCGCGCAGCTGTCGCCGAGCGCTCGGTTCGCCCGCGGCGTCGCGTTCGCCGTCCTGGCCACCGCGTTCACCTTGCGCGCCATCGGTGATGCCGGCTCCGGCGCATTGTCCTGGCTCTCGCCGCTGGGGTGGTCGCTGCAGGTCAGGCCGTATGCTGGCGAGCGCTGGTGGGTGCTGCTGTTGCATCTGGCGACGGCGGCCGTAGTCAGCCTGCTGGCCTATCGACTGCGTGCCGGCCGCGATATCGGCGCCGGACTCATCGCCGAACGCGCCGGCCGCGGCACCGCCGCGCCTTCGCTGGGCAACGTATTCGGGCTGGCATGGCGGCTTGACCGCGGCGCGCTGCTGCTGTGGACCATAGGCCTGTGTCTCTACGCCTTGGTAATGGGCAGCGTGGTGCACGGCATCGACGACCAGGTGGGCGACAGCCCCGCGGTACGTGACATCGTCGCGCGGATGGGAGGCGCCGGTGCACTGGAACACGCCTTCATTGTCTTGGCCTTCACCATGATTGGAATGGTTGCCGCCGCATTCGCCATCTCGCTGTCCCTACGACCACACCAGGAAGAGACGGGGCACCGAGCCGAAACCCTGCTCGCCGGGGCGGTTTCACGGACACGTTGGCTGTCAAGCCATCTGGTGATCGCCCTGGCCGGATCGGCGCTGGCCAACCTGATCTCCGGGGTGGTGGCCGGACTCGCCTACGGCATGGCCGTCGGCGACGTTGGCGGCAAGCTGCCGACCGTTGTCGGCACCGCGGCGGTGCAACTACCCGCCATCTGGCTGCCCGCCGCGGTGACCGTCGCATTGTTCGGCCTGGTACCGCGATTCACCCCGGTGGCGTGGGGCGTGCTGGTCGCATTCGTCGCCTTGTACCTGCTTGGTTCGTTGGCGGGATTCCCGCAATGGTTGCTCAATCTGGAGCCGTTTTCACACATCCCACACATCGACGACTTCAGCGTCGTGCCGTTGCTGTGGCTGCTTGCCATCGATGCTGTGTTGATCATCCTGGGCGCCATGGCTTTCCGACGACGCGATGTGCGGTGCTGACTCAGCCGCTGGCGAACGTAAGGAGGGGCGATGAGAACTGGTTCGCGAGCAACGGTGTCGACCGTAGCCGGACTTGTCGTGCTCGGCTTGATCCTTTTCGTGCCGGCCGGCACACTGAACTATTGGCAGGCATGGGTTTTCATCACCGTTGCCACCCTCGCGACGATCATCCCGAGTATCTACTTGGCACGGACGGACCCGGCGGCCCTGCGGCGACGCATGCGTGGCGGCCCACGGGCGGAGGCCAGAACGGTTCAAAAGTTCATCATCGTCGGAGCCTTTCTCGGGCTGTTCGCGATGCTGGTACTGAGCGCACTCGACCATCGTCTTGGTTGGTCATCGGTGCCGGCCGGGGTGTCGCTGCTCGGCGATGTCCTGATAGCGGCGGGAATCGGTATGGCCATGCTCGTGGTCGTCCAGAACAGCTATGCGGCCGCCACGGTCACGGTTGAGACGGGCCAGAAAGTGGCCACCACCGGCCTCTACAGCTGGGTGCGGCACCCGATGTACGCCGCAAACGTGATCATGATGTTGGGCATACCGTTGGCGCTCGGCTCCTACTGGGGGCTTCTGCTCGTTCCCGCGGCTTTGCTCGTGCTTGTCTTCCGTATCCTCGACGAGGAACAGCTGCTCAGCCAGGAGCTGGACGGATATCCTCAATACATGCAGCGGGTTCGCTATCGGTTGGTTCCGCATGTGTGGTAAGCCCCGATAGGCGCGTTCTAGGGTATCGGCGTGGCTCGAAACCCGACACCCGCCCTGGACCGGCCGTGGCGGCGTCCCGGCGCCCTCCGATACGCACTGGAGCGGGTTCGCGCCGTCGCCAAGCCGCCGATAACGGTCACCGACCCACCGTCCGACATCGTCGTGCAGCGTGACGTCGAGGTGCCAACGCGCGACGGAACGGTGTTGCGGGTCAACATTTTTCGTAGGGCTGATGATGAGTCCCGGCCCGTTATCGTGTGCATCCACCCCTACGGCAAGGACGCTCTGCCGCGTCGGCGGGGCGGGCGGTGGACGTTCTCACCGCAGTACCGGGTCATGCGCCAGCCCAACCCGCTGACCTTCTCGGCACTGACCGGCTGGGAGGCACCCGACCCGGCCTGGTGGACGGCACAGGGCTTTGCAGTGGTCAACGCCGACTCGCGCGGCTGCGGCCGTTCCGAGGGCACCGGCAAGCTGTTGTCGCACCAGGAGGCCGAAGATACTTACGACCTGGTGCAGTGGTTGGCCGGCCAGCCGTTCAGCGACGGCCGGGTCGTCATGCTGGGAGTGTCATACCTGGCTATCAGCCAGTACGCCGTCGCCGCCCTGCAACCGCCGGCGCTGCGGGCGATCTGCCCGTGGGAGGGCTTCACCGATGCGTATCGCGACCTGACGTTTC
The nucleotide sequence above comes from Mycobacterium decipiens. Encoded proteins:
- a CDS encoding ABC transporter permease, translated to MSTTVLDRPSPTPHHGPQRGSNFAGTFGLLRLYLRRDRVVLPLWVLLLSVPLATVYVGSVESVYPTDADRAGLAASIMASPAQRALFGQIYNDSLGAIGIWKAGIFHALIAVAVILTVIRHTRGDEETGRAELIDSTVVGRYANLTAALLLSFGASVATGAIGAAGLLTTDVAPPGSVAFGAALTASGLVFTAVAAVAAQLSPSARFARGVAFAVLATAFTLRAIGDAGSGALSWLSPLGWSLQVRPYAGERWWVLLLHLATAAVVSLLAYRLRAGRDIGAGLIAERAGRGTAAPSLGNVFGLAWRLDRGALLLWTIGLCLYALVMGSVVHGIDDQVGDSPAVRDIVARMGGAGALEHAFIVLAFTMIGMVAAAFAISLSLRPHQEETGHRAETLLAGAVSRTRWLSSHLVIALAGSALANLISGVVAGLAYGMAVGDVGGKLPTVVGTAAVQLPAIWLPAAVTVALFGLVPRFTPVAWGVLVAFVALYLLGSLAGFPQWLLNLEPFSHIPHIDDFSVVPLLWLLAIDAVLIILGAMAFRRRDVRC
- a CDS encoding methyltransferase family protein — its product is MRTGSRATVSTVAGLVVLGLILFVPAGTLNYWQAWVFITVATLATIIPSIYLARTDPAALRRRMRGGPRAEARTVQKFIIVGAFLGLFAMLVLSALDHRLGWSSVPAGVSLLGDVLIAAGIGMAMLVVVQNSYAAATVTVETGQKVATTGLYSWVRHPMYAANVIMMLGIPLALGSYWGLLLVPAALLVLVFRILDEEQLLSQELDGYPQYMQRVRYRLVPHVW